The Lichenihabitans psoromatis genomic interval GCCACGCCCGCCAGAAGAAGCGCGGCCAAGCCGCTGCGCCTTGAATGCGTCATTCGATGTTTCCTCCAGTGTTTTTTTGGGTCGTCCACGGTCAGACGATCAGTCGTCTTTCCGATTCAGGGTGGAGTCGATGAAGACCGCTCCGATGATGATCACGCCCTTGATGATGAGCTGGTAGAAGGGCGAAACGTTCAGGATGTTCAGGCCATTATCGAGCACGCCGATAATCATGAAGCCGAACACCGTGCCGAAGATGCTGCCGCGACCGCCCATGAGGCTGATGCCGCCGATGACGGCGGCCGCGATGGCATTGAGCTCGTAACCCGCGCCGGTGGTCGAGATCCCGGCGGTGGCGCGCGAGGCCAGCACGACGCCGGCTAACCCGGCCAGCAACCCCGATAATGTATAGACCGTCAGCCGGATACCGCGGAGATCGACACCCGCGACCCGCGCCGCCTGCGGGTTGCCGCCGGTCGCGTAGATGTGCATGCCAAGGCGGGTTCGCGACAGCAGGATCCACGAGCCGAGCACCGCCAGGATCATCAGAAGCACCGGCACGGGGAACCCATAGATGTCGCCGCTGACCGCAAGGAACGGGTCGGACAGGCCGGAAATCGGCTGGCCGTCACTCAGGACGTAGGCGATGCCGAGCGCGATCGTCATCGTGCCCAGCGTCGCCACGAAGGCCGGTACGCGGGCGACCGCCACCAGCAAACCATTGGTGAGGCCGATCGCGCCGCCGGCCAGCACGCCGGTCAGCACCGCCGCCACCGTGAAGCCGACGCCATCCCGCTGCGCCACCAGGGCGGCCGCGACGCCC includes:
- a CDS encoding ABC transporter permease, whose amino-acid sequence is MQPSDAPVSTAALTVPMAPPSRFNLRDLLLRYALVLILIVFVGVLGVSNGSFFTLSNFNVVLLQVSTNALLATGATYVILTGGIDLSVGSVVGMAGVAAALVAQRDGVGFTVAAVLTGVLAGGAIGLTNGLLVAVARVPAFVATLGTMTIALGIAYVLSDGQPISGLSDPFLAVSGDIYGFPVPVLLMILAVLGSWILLSRTRLGMHIYATGGNPQAARVAGVDLRGIRLTVYTLSGLLAGLAGVVLASRATAGISTTGAGYELNAIAAAVIGGISLMGGRGSIFGTVFGFMIIGVLDNGLNILNVSPFYQLIIKGVIIIGAVFIDSTLNRKDD